The following are encoded in a window of Lacinutrix sp. WUR7 genomic DNA:
- a CDS encoding metalloprotease: MRNRYLLIALFTLVNFYSFSQNTIDLKATFDVENKKIQIDQTIQYQNTSNNTLEYIYLNDWSNSYSTKTTPLAKRFAEEYKNDFHFAKNEDRGYTVITSLQQDNQEVTHERLKDQLDIIKVKLNTPLAPNETYTLHLNYIVQIPNAKFTRHGIYKDQNITLKYWYITPAVYDGSWHYFSNKDLEDAYIPKADHSFKITYPERYILTSELNEIKSTKENNTIVTTLEGKNRINTKLFLLRQPQFNTVETDYFSVVSSIDDENLDQVERVLITDKVAGFITQNLGDYPHERLLVSKTDYKQKPIYGLNLLPDFFRPFPDSFQYELKLLKTALYNYLENTLLINPRKDQWLIDGIQIYYLKKYVETYYPNMKFLGSLSNIWGIKSFYAAQLDFNDQYNLLYMIMAKDYQDQPLTMQKDSLLKFNKNIANPNKAAIGLEYLDSYDQSIDMDTSILDFLSNQKLKTTSTKDFENFIKPKASKNIDWFFDEYLKTSKKIDYKIKTVEKGKDSIKVIVKNKSKSSMPSSLFALQKDSILSKTWMASNKKFDTITLANNDATKLVINQDKITPEVNNRNNTKSLTTSLLNKPLQIRLLKDVEDTRYNQVLIMPILEFNNIYDGIVVGTKAYNKTMLKKDLTYKIAPQYGLKSKSITGSGNLVYNQYNTSNRNLFKIQYVLTGSYESYAPGLFVTSIKPSITLHLRDTENLRANKREYLNFRYISIRRDEDVNNILLDEAEPNYNILNLRYIHKNPGLIEFSSWFADFQASQTFSKVSFNYEYRKLYQNNRQLNVRFFAGAFLKNKNEANNNYFSFALDRPTDYLFDYSYLGRSESTGLFSQELIIAEGGFKSKIKPSFANQWMASTNISTSIWQYIHAYGDLGAVKNKHEYAKFVYDSGVRVNLVEDYFEIYFPVYSNLGWEIAQPQYSQKIRFKFTADIQSLLGLFRRRWY, translated from the coding sequence TTGAGAAATCGTTACCTACTTATAGCCCTATTCACACTTGTGAATTTTTATAGTTTTAGTCAAAATACCATTGACCTTAAAGCTACTTTTGATGTGGAAAATAAAAAAATACAAATAGATCAAACTATTCAATATCAAAACACATCAAACAATACTTTAGAATATATTTATTTAAACGATTGGAGCAATAGTTATTCCACTAAAACCACTCCTTTAGCAAAACGTTTTGCGGAAGAATATAAAAACGACTTTCATTTTGCGAAAAATGAAGATAGAGGTTATACAGTAATTACCTCTTTACAACAAGACAACCAAGAGGTTACTCACGAAAGATTAAAAGATCAACTAGATATTATTAAAGTTAAATTAAACACTCCTTTAGCTCCAAACGAAACATATACTCTTCATTTAAACTATATCGTTCAAATACCTAATGCAAAATTTACACGTCATGGTATTTATAAAGATCAAAACATCACACTAAAATATTGGTACATTACTCCTGCTGTTTATGATGGATCTTGGCATTACTTTAGCAATAAAGATTTAGAAGACGCATATATTCCTAAGGCAGATCACTCTTTTAAAATCACATATCCGGAGCGTTATATTTTAACATCAGAACTTAATGAAATAAAAAGTACAAAAGAGAACAACACTATTGTTACAACCTTAGAAGGAAAAAATAGAATTAACACCAAACTATTTTTATTACGTCAACCACAATTTAATACTGTGGAAACCGATTATTTTAGTGTGGTATCTAGTATTGATGATGAAAATTTAGACCAAGTAGAAAGAGTACTTATTACCGATAAAGTAGCTGGTTTTATTACTCAAAATCTAGGTGATTATCCACATGAACGCTTATTAGTTTCAAAAACGGACTATAAACAGAAGCCTATATACGGACTTAATTTATTACCAGATTTCTTTCGTCCGTTTCCAGATAGCTTTCAATACGAATTAAAACTTTTAAAAACAGCATTATATAATTATTTAGAAAACACGCTTCTTATAAACCCAAGAAAAGACCAATGGTTAATAGATGGAATTCAAATATATTATTTAAAAAAATATGTCGAAACCTATTACCCAAATATGAAATTCCTTGGAAGTCTTTCTAATATTTGGGGAATAAAATCCTTTTATGCCGCACAGCTAGATTTTAATGATCAGTACAACCTTTTGTATATGATTATGGCTAAAGATTATCAGGATCAACCGCTTACCATGCAAAAAGATTCTTTATTAAAATTCAACAAAAATATAGCAAACCCTAACAAAGCAGCAATTGGTTTAGAATATTTAGATAGTTATGACCAAAGTATAGATATGGATACATCTATTCTTGATTTTCTATCCAATCAAAAACTAAAAACTACATCCACAAAAGATTTCGAAAATTTTATAAAACCTAAAGCTTCTAAAAACATTGATTGGTTTTTCGATGAATATTTAAAAACTTCAAAAAAGATAGATTACAAAATTAAAACCGTAGAAAAAGGTAAAGACTCTATTAAAGTAATCGTAAAAAACAAAAGCAAGTCTAGTATGCCTTCCTCCTTATTTGCTTTACAAAAAGATAGTATTCTATCTAAAACATGGATGGCAAGTAACAAAAAGTTTGATACCATTACATTAGCAAATAACGATGCAACCAAATTAGTAATTAATCAAGATAAAATAACACCAGAAGTAAATAACAGAAATAACACAAAATCATTAACTACTTCTTTATTAAATAAACCTTTACAGATTAGACTTTTAAAAGACGTAGAAGACACAAGATACAATCAAGTACTAATTATGCCAATTTTAGAGTTTAATAATATATATGATGGAATAGTAGTAGGCACAAAAGCATATAATAAAACCATGCTTAAAAAAGATTTAACGTATAAAATCGCACCACAATACGGATTAAAATCGAAGTCGATAACTGGATCTGGAAATCTTGTTTATAATCAATATAACACGAGCAACAGAAACTTATTTAAAATTCAATATGTTTTAACCGGTAGCTATGAAAGTTATGCACCTGGCTTATTTGTAACTTCTATAAAACCATCTATAACACTTCATTTAAGAGATACAGAAAACTTACGCGCAAATAAAAGAGAGTATTTAAATTTTAGATATATAAGTATCCGTAGAGATGAAGATGTAAATAATATTTTATTAGACGAAGCAGAACCTAACTACAATATATTAAACCTTAGATATATACATAAAAACCCAGGATTAATAGAATTTTCTAGTTGGTTTGCAGATTTTCAAGCATCACAAACATTTAGTAAAGTATCCTTTAATTACGAATACAGAAAATTATACCAAAACAACAGACAACTTAATGTACGTTTCTTTGCAGGTGCATTTTTAAAAAATAAAAACGAAGCAAATAATAACTATTTTAGTTTTGCTTTAGATAGACCAACCGACTATTTATTTGATTATAGTTATTTAGGACGATCGGAAAGCACAGGACTTTTTAGTCAAGAGTTAATTATTGCAGAAGGGGGATTTAAATCTAAAATAAAACCTTCTTTCGCTAACCAATGGATGGCTAGCACCAACATAAGTACTTCCATCTGGCAATACATTCATGCTTATGGAGATTTAGGTGCCGTAAAAAACAAACACGAATATGCTAAATTTGTTTATGATTCTGGTGTACGAGTAAATCTAGTGGAAGATTATTTTGAAATCTATTTTCCTGTATATTCTAACCTTGGCTGGGAAATAGCACAACCACAATACAGTCAGAAAATACGTTTTAAATTTACTGCAGATATACAATCGTTATTAGGATTATTTAGAAGACGTTGGTATTAA